A genomic window from Streptomyces mirabilis includes:
- a CDS encoding peptidoglycan recognition protein yields MHGILASSVGVTCAAALTLPLALSAPAQARPQAARTEPAAPGSTQSLPLVPLSGDRSLGPAAPEQGLGRRNVRTFSLVGVVWDDPDTELRGRVQVRTRATGANRWSGWQDIETHNHEHAADPDSAEGNSGRVRGSTAPLWVGDSDGVEVRVQAQVDERATAAGESPLPRGMHLELVDPGAEPAPRGALTGEGSAGAESAETYATFATNAELAPFGATEIPALSRAETEREAPALRDGAPLGQPYIGERPRIVTRRGWGADESLREGGFVYTKKVKAAFVHHTASGNNYLCSQAPSLIRSIYRYHVVSSGWRDIGYNFLVDKCGNIYEGRAGGVAKPVMGAHTLGFNNDTMGIAVLGSFGKTKPAAAAVTAIARLTAWKLGLSGADPRGKTYLKSGGGNLYRKGKNVRLNVISGHRDGFATECPGKLLYGKLGSARTAAARYQGR; encoded by the coding sequence ATGCATGGAATCCTTGCTTCCTCGGTCGGCGTCACCTGCGCGGCCGCACTCACCCTTCCGCTGGCCCTGTCCGCACCGGCACAGGCCCGACCCCAGGCGGCGAGGACCGAGCCCGCCGCGCCGGGCAGCACCCAGTCCCTCCCCTTGGTCCCGCTCTCAGGCGACCGCTCGCTCGGACCCGCCGCTCCCGAACAGGGCCTCGGCAGACGGAACGTACGGACGTTCTCGCTGGTCGGGGTCGTCTGGGACGACCCCGACACCGAACTGCGCGGCCGCGTCCAGGTTCGTACCCGCGCCACCGGAGCCAACCGCTGGTCCGGCTGGCAGGACATCGAGACCCACAACCACGAGCACGCGGCCGACCCGGACAGCGCCGAGGGCAACTCGGGCCGGGTGCGCGGCTCCACCGCGCCCCTGTGGGTGGGCGACTCGGACGGGGTCGAGGTCCGCGTCCAGGCGCAGGTGGACGAAAGAGCCACAGCAGCCGGCGAGTCGCCGCTCCCCAGAGGCATGCACCTCGAACTCGTCGACCCCGGCGCGGAACCCGCGCCCCGGGGCGCGCTGACGGGCGAGGGGAGCGCGGGCGCGGAGAGCGCCGAGACGTACGCCACCTTCGCCACGAACGCCGAGCTCGCCCCGTTCGGCGCGACCGAGATCCCGGCACTGTCCAGGGCCGAGACCGAGCGCGAGGCCCCGGCCCTCCGCGACGGCGCGCCGCTCGGGCAGCCGTACATCGGTGAGCGCCCACGCATCGTCACCCGGCGCGGCTGGGGCGCGGACGAGAGCCTGCGCGAGGGCGGCTTCGTGTACACCAAAAAGGTGAAGGCCGCCTTCGTGCACCACACGGCCTCGGGCAACAACTACCTTTGCTCCCAGGCCCCTTCGCTCATCCGCAGTATCTACCGCTACCACGTAGTGAGCAGTGGCTGGCGCGACATCGGCTACAACTTCCTCGTAGACAAGTGCGGAAACATCTACGAAGGCCGCGCCGGGGGTGTGGCGAAGCCCGTCATGGGTGCCCACACCCTCGGTTTCAACAACGACACCATGGGGATCGCGGTCCTCGGCAGCTTCGGCAAGACCAAGCCGGCCGCCGCCGCGGTGACCGCCATCGCGCGGCTCACGGCATGGAAGCTCGGTCTCTCCGGAGCCGATCCCCGTGGCAAGACATACCTGAAGTCCGGCGGTGGCAATCTCTACCGAAAAGGTAAGAACGTACGACTGAACGTGATCTCCGGCCATCGGGACGGGTTCGCCACGGAGTGCCCGGGGAAGCTTCTGTACGGCAAACTCGGCTCGGCCAGAACGGCCGCGGCCCGCTACCAGGGCCGCTGA
- a CDS encoding TIGR03089 family protein — protein sequence MNATDRTPADLLRSALAADPARPLVTFYDDATGERVELSVATFANWVAKTANLLQGELSAEPGDRVALLLPAHWQTAVWLLACSSVGVVADVGGDPGAADLVVAGPDALEAGLACSGERVALSLAPLGRRFTTPPAGYADYAVEVPSQGDRFQPYAPVDPEEAALIVAGAEHTGAEVVERARAEAASLDLTGPGSRILSALPYDTWEGLSAGLYAPLASGGSVVLCRHLERLGEDALAKRIESERVTSTVR from the coding sequence GTGAACGCCACCGACCGCACCCCTGCCGACCTGCTGCGATCCGCGCTCGCCGCGGACCCCGCGCGCCCCCTGGTGACCTTCTACGACGACGCCACGGGCGAACGTGTCGAATTGTCCGTCGCGACCTTCGCCAATTGGGTGGCCAAGACCGCCAACCTCCTCCAGGGCGAGTTGTCCGCCGAGCCCGGCGACCGGGTGGCGCTGCTGCTGCCCGCGCACTGGCAGACGGCGGTGTGGCTGCTCGCGTGTTCCTCGGTGGGGGTCGTCGCGGACGTCGGGGGCGATCCCGGTGCCGCTGATCTCGTCGTCGCGGGGCCCGACGCGCTCGAGGCCGGGCTCGCCTGCTCCGGCGAGCGCGTCGCCCTCTCGCTCGCGCCGCTGGGGCGCCGCTTTACGACACCGCCCGCCGGGTACGCCGACTACGCCGTCGAGGTGCCGAGCCAGGGCGACCGCTTCCAGCCGTACGCGCCGGTGGACCCGGAGGAGGCCGCGCTGATCGTCGCCGGGGCCGAACACACGGGGGCCGAGGTCGTCGAGCGGGCCCGGGCGGAGGCGGCCTCGTTGGATCTGACGGGACCCGGGTCGCGGATCCTGTCCGCGCTGCCGTACGACACCTGGGAGGGGCTGAGCGCGGGGTTGTACGCGCCGCTCGCCTCCGGGGGGTCCGTGGTGCTCTGTCGTCATCTGGAGCGACTGGGCGAGGACGCGTTGGCCAAGCGGATCGAGAGCGAGCGGGTGACTTCGACGGTTCGGTAG
- a CDS encoding LCP family protein, with product MTDRTGPGTGASPTGAGLARRRRRRWVQYSALGVAVVVLGAVGVGLVAYEKLSRNITADEEAAAELARYEKERPTALVRDAQNILLIGSDSRSGDGNKKYGRDSGTERSDTTILLHLSANRSSATAVSLPRDLMVDVPSCRRPDGTRSRPVFAMFNSAFEVGGSACTIRTVEKLTNIRVDHHVVVDFHGFKDMVDAVDGVEVCLKEPIDDKAAKLKLPAGKVMLDGEQALGYVRARKSIGDGSDTDRMERQQRFLGALVNKVQSNDVLLNPARLYPMLDAATSSLTTDPDLASLRGLYDLVRGMRNIPTERVQFLTVPRTSYVYNANRDQLVKPAADKLFALLRADAPVAVAKDLPTDPASGHDSAFDYEEESRGNGKSTGKRPDAPTSAPTFRGNTAAEDVCG from the coding sequence GTGACCGACAGGACAGGGCCGGGAACGGGGGCTTCGCCCACCGGTGCCGGGCTCGCACGACGGCGACGGCGACGCTGGGTGCAGTACTCGGCGCTCGGTGTCGCCGTCGTGGTCCTCGGTGCCGTCGGCGTCGGTCTGGTCGCGTACGAGAAGCTGAGCCGGAACATCACGGCCGACGAGGAAGCCGCCGCCGAGCTCGCCCGCTACGAGAAGGAGCGGCCCACCGCGCTGGTGCGCGACGCGCAGAACATCCTGCTGATCGGGTCGGACTCGCGGTCGGGGGACGGGAACAAGAAGTACGGCCGGGACTCCGGGACCGAGCGCTCCGACACCACGATCCTGCTGCACCTGTCCGCGAACCGGAGCAGCGCCACCGCCGTCTCCCTGCCCCGCGACCTGATGGTGGACGTGCCGAGTTGCCGGCGTCCGGACGGCACCCGTAGCCGGCCCGTGTTCGCGATGTTCAACTCCGCCTTCGAGGTGGGCGGTTCGGCGTGCACGATCCGGACCGTCGAGAAGCTCACGAACATCCGTGTCGACCACCACGTGGTCGTCGACTTCCACGGGTTCAAGGACATGGTCGACGCCGTGGACGGCGTGGAGGTGTGCCTGAAGGAGCCCATCGACGACAAGGCGGCCAAGCTGAAGCTGCCCGCGGGCAAGGTCATGCTCGACGGCGAACAGGCCCTCGGCTACGTCCGCGCCCGCAAGAGCATCGGGGACGGCAGCGACACCGACCGGATGGAGCGCCAGCAGCGGTTCCTCGGCGCGCTCGTCAACAAGGTGCAGAGCAACGACGTACTGCTCAACCCGGCACGGCTCTATCCCATGCTCGACGCGGCCACTTCCTCGCTCACCACGGACCCGGATCTGGCGAGCCTGCGCGGGTTGTACGACCTGGTCCGCGGCATGCGCAATATCCCCACGGAACGTGTCCAATTCCTGACGGTGCCCCGAACGTCGTACGTCTACAACGCCAATCGCGACCAGCTCGTGAAACCCGCGGCCGACAAACTCTTCGCCCTGCTGCGCGCGGACGCTCCGGTGGCGGTCGCGAAGGACCTCCCGACGGACCCGGCAAGCGGCCACGACTCGGCATTCGACTACGAAGAGGAGTCGCGCGGCAACGGGAAGTCGACGGGAAAGCGGCCCGACGCTCCCACATCCGCGCCGACTTTTCGCGGTAACACGGCGGCTGAGGACGTCTGCGGGTAA
- a CDS encoding LCP family protein, protein MDAQGRGRADNIDPADQWVLNPNTGEYELRLTPSAPQSGVPRPRRGSPANAGPGAGTRARRAPERESPATPGPDVPGPRRRRGAPAEPPPGRRKGRTKPKKSKAKKILLWTGGSMAFVLVAVSAAGYLYLKHLEGNVSTTDVGSAGKKGFSKDEAFNILIIGTDKRTGKGNEGYGDKGSVGHADTNILLHVSKDRTNATALSIPRDLIVNVPDCPTKQPDGSEKVVPGTQNVRFNTSLGQDGRDPGCTMRTVKAVTGISVDHFMMADFNAVKTLTSAVGGVDVCVAHAVNDKESHLKLPAGKSKVEGEQALAFVRTRHSFGNQGDLDRIKVQQQFLGSLMRKMSSSDTLTNPAKLISLAEAATKALTVDTGIGNVSTLKDVALELKKVPTKNITFTTVPVLDNPAEKVKATVVVNQSQAPAVFDAIKNDVSFTAVKQKEKKEKAEVAARLKGTRSAAADIRVDIYNGGAPGGSAQETLNWLQNTEGVPKSSQLGNADAPLSKTTLEYSPDQADQARKLADLMGLSASALKPGKSEKNSQGLPAIVLTLGKDFKGAGVSLTTPTKAPEVDKSTADKTVCAS, encoded by the coding sequence GTGGACGCGCAAGGCCGTGGGCGGGCGGACAACATCGACCCCGCAGACCAGTGGGTACTCAACCCGAACACCGGTGAATACGAACTGCGACTGACTCCTTCCGCTCCGCAGTCGGGAGTCCCGAGACCGCGTCGGGGCAGCCCCGCGAACGCGGGACCGGGAGCGGGGACACGCGCGCGCCGGGCGCCGGAACGGGAGAGTCCGGCGACGCCCGGCCCCGATGTGCCCGGGCCAAGGCGGCGCCGCGGCGCGCCGGCCGAGCCACCGCCGGGCCGTCGCAAGGGGCGCACGAAGCCGAAGAAGTCGAAGGCGAAGAAGATACTGTTGTGGACCGGCGGCTCGATGGCCTTCGTGCTGGTCGCCGTCTCCGCCGCGGGGTATCTCTACCTCAAGCACCTTGAGGGCAACGTCAGTACGACGGACGTCGGCAGCGCGGGCAAGAAGGGCTTCAGCAAGGATGAGGCCTTCAACATCCTGATCATCGGCACCGACAAGCGCACCGGCAAGGGCAACGAGGGCTACGGCGACAAGGGCAGCGTCGGGCACGCCGACACCAACATCCTGCTGCACGTCTCCAAGGACCGTACGAACGCGACCGCGTTGAGCATCCCGCGTGACCTGATCGTCAATGTGCCGGACTGCCCTACCAAGCAGCCGGACGGCAGCGAGAAGGTCGTCCCCGGCACGCAGAACGTCCGCTTCAACACGAGCCTCGGCCAGGACGGCCGGGACCCGGGCTGCACCATGCGCACGGTCAAGGCGGTCACCGGGATCTCGGTGGACCACTTCATGATGGCCGACTTCAACGCGGTGAAAACGCTGACCAGCGCGGTCGGTGGCGTCGACGTGTGCGTGGCGCACGCCGTCAACGACAAGGAGTCGCACCTCAAGCTGCCCGCAGGCAAGTCCAAGGTCGAGGGCGAGCAGGCTCTCGCGTTCGTACGGACCCGGCACAGCTTCGGCAACCAGGGCGACCTCGACCGCATCAAGGTGCAGCAGCAGTTCCTGGGCTCGCTGATGCGCAAGATGTCCTCCAGCGACACCCTCACCAACCCGGCCAAGCTGATCAGCCTGGCCGAGGCCGCCACCAAGGCGCTCACCGTGGACACCGGCATAGGAAACGTCAGCACCCTCAAGGACGTGGCCCTGGAGCTGAAGAAGGTGCCCACGAAGAACATCACCTTCACCACGGTGCCGGTGCTCGACAACCCCGCCGAGAAGGTCAAGGCGACCGTCGTCGTCAACCAGTCACAGGCCCCCGCGGTCTTCGACGCGATCAAGAACGACGTCTCCTTCACCGCCGTGAAGCAGAAGGAGAAGAAGGAGAAGGCCGAGGTCGCCGCCCGCCTCAAGGGCACCCGTTCCGCCGCCGCCGACATCCGCGTGGACATCTACAACGGCGGCGCCCCGGGCGGCAGCGCACAGGAGACTCTTAACTGGCTGCAGAATACTGAGGGCGTGCCCAAGTCCAGCCAGCTCGGTAACGCCGACGCACCACTGAGCAAGACGACCCTGGAGTACTCTCCCGACCAGGCCGATCAGGCGCGCAAACTGGCGGACCTCATGGGGCTGTCCGCCTCGGCGTTGAAGCCTGGCAAGAGCGAGAAGAACTCACAGGGTCTGCCCGCGATCGTGCTGACCCTGGGCAAGGACTTCAAGGGCGCAGGGGTGTCGTTGACCACTCCGACCAAGGCGCCCGAGGTCGACAAGTCCACGGCGGACAAGACAGTGTGCGCCAGTTGA
- a CDS encoding LCP family protein produces the protein MARSGVRGEGARPRVRQADDLGWDDSLYEENGDPADGGGASGGRGGDATGQGSGSARRDSGSSGTGRDAADADGRGAGSDRRNGRPVDKDGDDASAEPRGQGRHGGGGGRRRGGGDGGHPRRRRRILRWSASVLALLILGTAGAGYLYYQHLNNNIKKDDLNLGDEKDRAAKSKANAAGQTPLNILLIGSDARDTKENQSLGGAKDTFGGTPLADVQMLLHLSADRSNMSVISMPRDTLLKMPKCTDPDTKKVYPATVGLVMTNISLGRGGPGCTVATWEKLTKIHIDHFMKIDFSGVVSMADAIGGVPVCVDANIYSKDSQGHGSGLKLKKGTTPVKGTQALAWLRTRYGFEDNTDIGRTKAQHQYMNSMVRQLRENATISNPGKLRSLAETATKALTVDKGLGSVLKLYDLGNELKKVEPKRITMTTMPWQWAVSDSNRVEPKPVEAEQLFRLVREDIALDGKDKKKTVTAVKASTDPAAADDQIGVTVQNGTRTAALGPVGGRARTVSQLLVGKGFTKAEADSSAATAEETTVIRYPSADLQGDAQAVAKALGVPLSAVKKSTDVSGVTLVVGADWREGTAYKAKAQDNTTPASADVLNGAKTDACMHVNKDYTWS, from the coding sequence ATGGCGCGAAGCGGTGTGCGTGGGGAGGGGGCTCGACCACGTGTCCGGCAGGCCGACGATCTGGGCTGGGACGACAGCCTGTACGAAGAGAACGGCGATCCCGCCGACGGAGGCGGAGCTTCCGGCGGCAGAGGTGGCGATGCCACCGGTCAAGGCAGTGGCTCCGCCAGGAGAGACAGCGGCTCCAGCGGCACAGGCCGCGATGCGGCCGACGCCGACGGCCGAGGCGCCGGGAGCGACAGGCGCAACGGGCGTCCGGTCGACAAGGACGGCGACGACGCGTCGGCCGAACCGCGGGGGCAGGGCCGGCACGGCGGTGGCGGCGGGCGTCGGCGCGGGGGCGGCGACGGCGGGCACCCACGGCGCAGACGCCGCATACTGCGCTGGTCGGCGTCGGTCCTGGCGCTTCTGATACTTGGCACCGCGGGCGCCGGTTACCTCTACTACCAGCACCTGAACAACAACATCAAGAAGGACGACCTGAACCTCGGCGACGAGAAGGACCGGGCGGCCAAGAGCAAGGCGAACGCGGCCGGGCAGACCCCCCTGAACATCCTTCTGATCGGCTCGGACGCCCGGGACACCAAGGAGAACCAGTCCCTCGGCGGCGCCAAGGACACCTTCGGCGGTACCCCGCTCGCGGACGTCCAGATGCTGCTGCACCTCTCCGCCGACCGCAGCAACATGTCGGTGATCAGCATGCCGCGCGACACCCTGCTGAAGATGCCCAAGTGCACGGACCCGGACACCAAGAAGGTCTACCCGGCGACCGTCGGGCTGGTGATGACCAACATCTCGCTCGGGCGCGGCGGTCCGGGCTGCACGGTGGCCACCTGGGAGAAGCTCACCAAGATCCACATCGACCACTTCATGAAGATCGACTTCTCGGGTGTGGTGTCGATGGCGGACGCGATCGGCGGTGTGCCGGTCTGCGTGGACGCCAACATCTACTCCAAGGACAGTCAGGGCCACGGCTCCGGACTGAAGCTGAAGAAGGGCACGACCCCCGTCAAGGGCACGCAGGCCCTGGCGTGGCTGCGGACGCGGTACGGCTTCGAGGACAACACGGACATCGGCCGGACCAAGGCCCAGCACCAGTACATGAACTCGATGGTCCGCCAGCTGCGCGAGAACGCCACGATCAGCAACCCCGGCAAGCTGCGCAGCCTCGCGGAGACGGCCACCAAGGCACTGACCGTCGACAAGGGCCTGGGCAGCGTGCTGAAGCTCTACGACCTCGGCAACGAGCTCAAGAAGGTCGAGCCGAAGCGCATCACGATGACCACGATGCCCTGGCAGTGGGCCGTGTCGGACAGCAACCGCGTGGAGCCCAAGCCGGTCGAGGCCGAGCAGCTGTTCCGTCTCGTCCGTGAGGACATCGCGCTCGACGGCAAGGACAAGAAGAAGACGGTGACCGCGGTGAAGGCCTCCACGGACCCGGCCGCCGCCGACGACCAGATCGGTGTGACCGTGCAGAACGGCACCCGCACGGCCGCGCTGGGCCCGGTCGGCGGACGCGCGCGCACGGTGTCCCAGCTGCTCGTCGGCAAGGGCTTCACCAAGGCCGAGGCGGACTCCTCGGCGGCGACCGCCGAGGAGACGACGGTGATCCGCTACCCGAGCGCCGATCTGCAGGGCGACGCCCAGGCGGTCGCCAAGGCGCTGGGGGTCCCGCTGAGCGCGGTGAAGAAGTCGACGGACGTCTCGGGCGTCACGCTCGTGGTCGGCGCCGACTGGCGCGAGGGCACGGCGTACAAGGCGAAGGCGCAGGACAACACGACGCCGGCGTCCGCGGACGTGCTCAACGGCGCCAAGACCGACGCCTGCATGCACGTCAACAAGGACTACACCTGGTCGTAG